CACCGGGCATGCCGGTCGCAGCGGGGTGATGCGCCCGGGGTTCGGTGGCGCCAGCGGGCCGATTCCGGTGCGGGTGGCGCCGGCCACGCGCGGCGACTTCCCGCTGTATTACAAGGCGCTGGGCACGGTCACCGCGCTGAACACCATCAATGTGCGCAGCCGCGTGGCCGGTGAGCTGGTCAAGGTGGCCTTCGAGGAAGGGCAGATGGTCAAGGCCGGCGACCTGCTGGCGGAAATCGATCCGCGGCCGTACCAGAACGCCTTGCTCCAGGCCGAAGGCACGCTGTTGCAGAACCAGGCGCAACTGAAAAACGCCCAGGTCGACTACGAGCGTTATCGCGGCCTGTTCGCCCAGGACAGTATCGCCAAGCAGACCCTGGACACCGCGGCGGCGCTGGTCGGCCAGTACCAGGGCACGGTCAAGACCAACCAGGCGGCGGTCAACGACGCCAGGCTCAACCTCGAATTCACCAAGATCCGCGCGCCGATCACCGGCCGCGTCGGCCTGCGCCAGCTGGACGTGGGCAATCTGGTCGCGGCCAACGACACCACGGCACTGGCGATCATCACCCAGACCCAGCCGATCAGCGTGGCGTTCACCCTGCCGGAGAACAGCCTCGCCACGGTGCTGGAGCGCTATCGCAGCGGCGCCAGGCTGCCGGTGGAAGCCTGGGACCGCGGCGACCAGAAGCTGCAGGCCAGCGGCGTGCTGCAAAGCCTCGACAACCAGATCGACACCACCACCGGCACCCTGAAGTTCAAGGCACGCTACGAGAACCGCGACCAGGCCCTGTTCCCCAACCAGTTCGTCAATGTGCGGCTGCTCGCCGACACTCTGAAGAACGTGGTGCTGGTGCCGTCGGCGGCGGTGCAGTTCGGCACCAACGGCACCTTCGTCTATGCCCTGGACGGCGACAACAAGGTCAAGGTCCGGGCGTTGCAGATCGGCGACAGCAACGGCGATTCCACCGTGATCAAGTCTGGCCTGGACGCCGGCGACCGGGTGGTGCTCGAAGGCACCGACCGCCTCAAGGACGGCAGCGCGGTGGAGGTGGTCAACACCCCCGAGGAAGTCCCGACCAGCCCGACCCAGCACCTGCAAGGCCAGCCGGCCAGCTCGGCGACCACGCCTGCCACAGCCCCGGCGGCTGACGCGGCGGCGAACAAGGCCGGCGCATGAACCTCTCGCGGCTGTTCATCCTCCGTCCGGTAGCCACCACCCTGAGCATGCTGGCCATTGTCCTGGGCGGCCTGATCGCCTATCGGCTGCTGCCGGTCTCGGCGCTGCCCCAGGTCGACTACCCGACCATCCGCGTCATGACCCTGTATCCCGGCGCCAGCCCGGATGTGATGACCAGCGCGGTCACCGCGC
This portion of the Pseudomonas sp. MRSN 12121 genome encodes:
- a CDS encoding MdtA/MuxA family multidrug efflux RND transporter periplasmic adaptor subunit; this encodes MVDHSMQSSVSRNSRRWLLGLLVLVAVAGLCWKFWPASSSHKDAAGQKAATGHAGRSGVMRPGFGGASGPIPVRVAPATRGDFPLYYKALGTVTALNTINVRSRVAGELVKVAFEEGQMVKAGDLLAEIDPRPYQNALLQAEGTLLQNQAQLKNAQVDYERYRGLFAQDSIAKQTLDTAAALVGQYQGTVKTNQAAVNDARLNLEFTKIRAPITGRVGLRQLDVGNLVAANDTTALAIITQTQPISVAFTLPENSLATVLERYRSGARLPVEAWDRGDQKLQASGVLQSLDNQIDTTTGTLKFKARYENRDQALFPNQFVNVRLLADTLKNVVLVPSAAVQFGTNGTFVYALDGDNKVKVRALQIGDSNGDSTVIKSGLDAGDRVVLEGTDRLKDGSAVEVVNTPEEVPTSPTQHLQGQPASSATTPATAPAADAAANKAGA